The Streptomyces cyaneogriseus subsp. noncyanogenus region GTCCGTCGCGCTCCATCATGCGGACCAGCCCGGCGGAGAACATCCCGTACAGGGTCCCGATCTCCAGGATCTCGTCGTTCGGCGGGTCGAGCAGCGGTATCGCGCCGAGCTTGCCGCAGATGTTCATGGTGCCGCCCGCGATCCGCCCCACCCCGAGCGACTCCAGCGCGACGAGCAGGCGGAAGGCGGCGGCGACGTTGCGCACCGCGGCCTCCCGGTCCCCGGCCAGCGCGGCGACCTCGGCGTGGAGGCGGTCCAGCGGTGCCTCGGCCACCATGCGGGAGATGCCGCGGCCCCGCGGTCCCAGCAGCAGCTCGAAGGTGAGCTGGCGGCGTCTGAGCAGCTCGACGTCCCGGACGAGCCGCTCCGTGTCCCGCCCGTCCTGGTCCCGGTGCGCGGCGGTGCGCGCGACCGCCGAGCGGACCCGCCGCTCGATGCGCTGGTCGATGAGGTCGGCGACCGGACGCAGCAGACGCCGGGAGACCGAGCTGCGGAGCAGGGAGCGGCTGTTCATGGAGACCAAGGACCTCAATCCGTCACGGAAGTTGAACGGGGGTGCGAGGAGTGCGGTGGGGCCAGGCTAGGCAGCCGCCCGGCAGGGTGAAGAGCCGTCGAGCGGAGGATCGGGGGAACTTCTGCTGAACTTCACGTGACCCGCGGGAGCGACGGCCCCGGGCGCCCCGGGGCGCCCGGGGCTCTGTCGGTTCGCCGGGGTGCGCCCGGGGCGCCTCGGGTCGCTGTCGGTTCGCCGGGGTGCCCCCGGCCGTCCCCAGGATGCTTCCGGCTGCCCTCGGGCCGTCGTCGGCCCGTCCTCGGGCCCCGGGCGCCCCCGCCGGTGCGGGCGGCCGGAGGCCCGGCGGTGGGGTGCCGCCGTCAGTGCCCCTTGCGCAGCCGCGACGAGTGCGTGGTCACCTGGGCCCGCACCGACTCCCGGCGGGCCAGCAGGCGGATGGAGCGGCCGCGCGGGCCGAGCAGCGCAGCGACCCGGGCTATCTCCGACCACACCCGGCCCCGGTCGCCCCCGGCGATCGCCGCCGCGGCCAGCAACTGGCACGCCTCCTTCGCCTGGTTCCGCCCCGCGCGCAGTTCGGCCATCCCGATCAGCACGTCGACCGGCTGCCGACGGCGGAGTATCTCGGTGCCCACCCGCAGCGCGTCCTCCACGTTGCCGCTGCGCATGTGGCGCTTGAAGTCCTCGTTGAGGTGCCGGATCTGCTGGGGTATCACGGCCCGGACCTCCTCGGCCGCGCCGCTGTCGGTCAGGTCCCCGGCGCTCTCGCCCGGCGCCGGGTCGGCGGGCTGGCCGTGCGCCGGCCGCTGCGGGCCGGGCAGGCCCAGCGCCGCCGTCATCCGGGCGGTGAAGGCGGGGATGTCGAACAGCTCCTCGACCTCGCGGTACTCGTCCTCGGACACCCGCTCGCCGAGCACGGTCCGCAGCGCCTCCAGCGCCGCCTGCGGGGTGTAGTCGGCGAAGGACCGGTAGCCCGGCACCCCGTCGAGCACCTCCCGCGAGCCCACCCGGTGGTAGGTGACCACGCGCAGCCGCTGCTGCACGGCCTCCACCACCGACAGCGGCATCGGGTCGTCGACGGAGGAGAGGAAGAAGACGTCCGACGCGGCCAGCTCGGCCCGCACCCGCTCGCGGGACAGGGCGCCCATCCAGGTCACCCGGTCCGACAGCAGGGTGGCCGGCGCGATCCGCGGGGTGCGGTGGCCGATCCACGCGAACCGCCACGGCAGCCCCTCGGTGTGCGCCAGCTCCGCCACCCGGGAGAAGAGGTCCAGTCCCTTGCGGTCCTGCATGGAGCCGACCATCACGATCCGCGGCTGCGGGCCCGGGGCGACCCGGGCCCGGGCCCGGTGCAGGTCCTGCGGCACGGTGTTGTAGACGACCACGGGGTCGGCCACCCCGAGGCCGCGGAACATGTCCGCCTGGGCGGCCGACACGCACAGCACCGTCAGCTCCGGCAGCAGCCGCAGCATCTCCTTGTGGCGCAGGGTGTGGTGCTCGGCCTCGTACGCCATGACGTGCTCGGTCTCGTGCGCGTACAGGAAGACCTGCCGGCCGGCGGACACCAGTTCGGCCACCAGCTCGTTGCCCAGCGCGGAACGCCACATCGGGGCCAGGCTGTTGACCAGCACGACGTCGGTGTCCTTCAGCGCGTCGAGCACGTCCTCGGTGCGGCAGTAGGCGCTGAGGTCGACGTAGCGGATGTCCACGGGGGAGTGGGCCAGGAGCGCCTGGGTGTACGTGAGGATCGGGATGGCGACCCCCGTCACGTAACCGAAGCCGAGCCCGAGCACCGCCAGCGACTTCGGCGGTGTCTGCCGTTCCCGCACGGCGCGCAGCGCCCGTTCGGCGCGGGTCTCGCGCGGCGCGCCCGCGGCCACGGCGGGCCGGGGCGCGGCCGGTGCGGCCGGTTCCGCCTCCTGCACCACCTTCAGGATCTGCTCCGCCACGTCGTCGCGGAAGGTGAGGAAGTGGGTCAGCGGCTCCCCGGTGGTGTTGCCGGTGAACTTGCCCGTCCGGTGCAACTGGCCCGCCACGTCGGCCAGTTCGCCGACGCTGCCGACGTTGCGCAGCAGAGCGTGGTTGACGGCCGGGAAGACGATGTTCAGCGGCGGGGGGCTGAACAGGATCAGCGGGGTTCCGGCGCGCAGGGTCTGCAGATAGGTGGTGGAGAAGAAGGTGACGGCCAGGTCGTAGGCGCTCAGGGCCGCCGCGTCCACCAGCGCCGACTCGTCGAGGACGGTGACCCCGGGCAGGGTGGCCAGCCAGTTCAGATGGCCGGAGAGCGTCGAGGGGTGCGGCTTGATCGCGACCTCGCCGAACTCCGCGAGGGCCTCGCAGGCCGCCTTCAGATACTCGCGGTGCTGCTTGGCGGGGAGCTTGCGCTGATCGCCCAGCGGCTGGTCGAGGATGATGATCCGCAGGGGGTCGCGGGAGGTGCGGGCCGGGCGCGGGGCGGGGTTGTGCGCGGCGCGCAGCAGGGCCGGGTCGTCGCTGTGGCCCAGGGCGCCGGTGATGTGGACGACCGGATCGGCGTCCGCCGTGCGGTACAGCAGGTGGTGGGCGGTGGCGGGCCCCCAGACGCACACCGCCGCGGGTCTGGAGGAGCCGTAGTACCAGTTCTGGTCGCGGACGCCGGGCGTGAGCGTCTTGTAGTGGAAGTCCAGGTGCCCGTCCTGGACGAGCACCACCGGGAGGGTCTCGGTGAGGGCGCGGGCGACGCGGCTGCCGCGCTGCGACTGGTCGTTGAAGAGGATCAGCCGGTCGATGCCCTCGCGCTGCGCGAAGGCGGCCATCCGGGGGCCCGTCTCCTCCAGGAACTGCGCGTGGGCGAGGGTCTCCTCCTCGCGGAACAGGTTGTGCACCGCGACGCCGTCGAGCCGGGCCGAGGTCTCCTCCTCGATCCACCGGCCGACGTCACCGCCGAGATCGGCGGTGACCGGCACGAAGGTGTGCTCCCGCGCTCCGGGGGCGCTCATGATCTGCGCGGTGAGGCCCACCCCGTTGCGGTTTTCGATGAACACGGCGATACGCATAGACAACCAGCCCAGTCCGAAGGTCAGGTACCGGAAGGCCACCGCTTGTTCGGCCCGCGACGCCGGTCTGCAGGCGCACCTTCATCGACGTACAGAGATGTGATGATTTCCTGCAGATCATCGCACGGGCCGTGGAGGCTTGTGCGTGAAGAGAAGATGAACGGAAAGTGCGATCGGGCGCGTATTTCTTTCCGTTCATTTTCTCGTCACCGTGAATTGGCGGTCCGGCTGCCGGGGGCCGGGGCGGGCGTCACCGCTTGAGGGAGCGCCGCAGCTTCCGCGCCCGGCGCACCATCCGGCGCGCGGCGGGGCTGCGCGGCAGGAACGCCAGCCGCTGCGGGATGCCGCCGGGCAGGCCCAGCGAGGTCAGCCGCTTCTTCTTGAAGTACCGGCGAGCTCCCTTGTCCAGATGCTCCGTCAGGTACCGCTCGGCCTCCGGGCGCAGCTCCGGCAGGATCTTCGGCTGCATCGCGTACCCGACGGCGCGGACGAGGGAGGTGAGCGCGCCGGTGTCCATGCCCCGGCGCTGCTCGGTGACGGCCGCCGGGTCGGACGGCTCGGGCAGCAGCGCGTCGACCACCGTGACGGGGACGCGGTTGCTGTTCTCGTACGGGGAGAGCCGGTCCAGCAGGGTGCCGGTGCCGACGCGGGCGACCGGCAGCCCGTACAGCGCGGAGGCGGTGAGCAGGCCCGTGGAGAAGCAGCCGACGACCAGCGCCGGACGCATGCGCTGGTAGAGCACCTCCGCGAGGACGGGCGTGTCCAGGACGGTCAGGCCGACGCCGAGCCGCTCGGCCTCCCGCTCCAGGGTGCGGGCGAAGCGGGCCGGGGCCGAGGGGTGCGGCTTGAACACGATCCGCTCGTGTCCGAGACCGGCCGCGCCGCGCAGCATCCGCACATGCAGCTCCTCCTCCTCACCGGGGGAGAGGATGTTCAGCGCGGACAGGTACTGGCCCAGCAGCAGGGCGGGTTCGGCGAGGGCGGGCAGGTCGTCCCCGGTGTCGGCCAGCTCGGCGAGGACCTTGGTGAAGACGGGGGTGGGCACCACCTCCGGCGGGACGCCGAACTCGGTGAGCAGCAGCGGCGTGAGGCCCGGCACCAGATCCAGGTGGAGCAGCCGCTCCACGCGGGTGCCGACCAGCGGGTCGAGCTTGTTGCGGGTGGGGCCGTAGCTCATCAGGCCGTCCGCGTAGACGGTGAGGGGAGCGTCGGCGAAGATCTGCGTCACGCCGAGCGCCGGATGGACCTGGATCGACTCCACGGCGAGTGCCACGTCGTCGTCGCCGAGCCCCCACGCCAGCCGCAGATACCGCTCCCACATCGGGACGTCCTCCGGGCGCGGCTGCCAGCCGCCCGGGTGGAAGGGGAAGATCGCCTCGTTCCACGACACGACGTCGTCGAACCGGGTGCGCAGCCTGTCGAAACCGGGCATCTCGTCGACCGCGGGCGTGGTCTCGGGCGTCGCCGTGTTGTTGGACACCAGCAGGATCCGCCGGTCGGCGGGGGCGAAACAGCCGGCGTCCAGGGCGGCGGCCAGGGTGGCCGTGCCGTAGAGCGTCGACGCCATGAAGATCTGCGTGGTCACGCCGCCACCTCCCCGGCGGGCACCGGGCGGCGGCGCAGCCGGCGCAGCCGGCCGGCGCGCTCGGCGTCCATCGAGCCGAGCACCTCCTCCAGCGCGTCCTGCGGCATCCGCCGCAGCGCGGCGGCGCTCATCGACTTCAGCTTGCGGGCCACGGGCGGCTCGAACCTCTCGATCGATCCCAGGTGGTGGGCGATGATGGCGCAGTAGGTGCGCACGGCCTTGGGCAGCAGCCGCGCGGCGTCGGGATCCTCGGCCGTCTCCGCGACCACCTGGTCGAAGGCGCGGATGAAGTCGAGCTGCCGGGCGTCGCCGATCTGCGTCAGCGACGAGGCGACCCCGCGCCGGTAGAAGACGCCGAGCAGACCCGTCACGGCGAAGGACTCCGCCTCCCGGTGCAGCTTCCAGATCCACGGCCGGTCCTCGGCCGTGCGCAGCCCGTCGGTGAAGTGCAGCAGACCGCGGTCGACGAGCCGGCGGTGGTAGACGCCGGCCCAGGCGTAGGCGTAGTCGACGGAGGTGGAGCGGTGGGCCGGCAGGATCGCGTCGCGCGGGTGCAGCGGGACGTTCCTGCGGCCGTGCGGCACGCGGTGCACCGTGCGGGCCCGCGCCGTGCACTGCACATGGTCGGTGCGCACGAAGTCGCAGCCCAGCTCCTCGATCACGGCGACCAGGCGGGCGTAGTAGCCGGGGGCCAGCCAGTCGTCGCCGTCCAGGAAGGTGAGGTATTCCCCGCGCGCCCGGTCGATGCCGGTGTTGCGGGCGGTCGCCAGGCCGCCGTTGCGCTCGTGTCTGACCAGTACCGCGCCGGGCAGCTCGCGCTCCGCGCGGGCGAGGATGTCCGGTGTCCCGTCGGTCGAGCAGTCGTCGACGAGAATGAATTCGAAGTCGTCCCGCGCGTTGGCGCGCAGACTCCTCAGGGCGTCGGGGGCGTATTGCTGCACGTTGTAGAACGGCACGATGACGGAGAGCTTGAGCACGCAGGCGACGCTAGGCCGCGGCCCGGCATTCGGCTTTACCTGCGGCTTGATGCGGAGTGAACGACGCGTGGCGAAGCCGTGAAGCAGACGCTTTTCCGGGCGTCACCCGGGCCGATTCCCCATTCGGCGATGTGCTGTTAACCGTTTGTTGCTTTCGGGTTGGGCGGTTCCTAGAAATGCCTTCCTAGCGTCTTCTGCGTGCCAGCAAGTGCAGCAAGTGCGATGAAGGCCCTCCGTGTGGCCGTCCTCGCGGATTCCGACACCCGGTGGAAATGGGGCGCGCTCACCGCGCAGCGCACCGCACCCCGGGGCACGGAACTCCGTCTGGACGGCTACCTCCTGCGGGGCCGCGCCACCCCCACCCCCCGCCAGCTCGACGAGGTCGGCGTCCGCGCCGACGCGCTCCGCGAGGTGACCGGCGTCGAGTTCCTGCGCACCATGGCGCGGGAGCCGTACGACGTCCTCGTCCTCGCCCTGGTCGGCGGCGGAGTGCAGGCCATGCTGCACGGCCTGAAGCGGGTGTGGGAGGACCGGGCCCACCGGCCCGTCGTCGTCACCGGCTACGTCGGCGTCGTCTACGAGAAGCTCGCCGACGGCCTGCTGCTGCGGCACGGCGCCGACCTCGTCCTCGCCAACTCCCGCCAGGACGCCGAGCGTTTCCGGGCGGTGTACGAGGGGGTGGGCGCCGACGCCTCCGCGGTCACCGAGGTCGCGCTGCCGTTCCTCGGCGGGACGCCCTACACCGGCGAGCACGACCCCTACACGGTCGTCTTCGCCGCCCAGCCCTCCGTGCCGGCCGGCCGCGCGGACCGCGCGTACCTGCTGGACCGGCTGATCCGGCACGCCCGCCGCCACCCCGAGCGGGAGGTGCTGCTCAAGCTGCGCTCCAAGCCCGGCGAGCACACCACCCACATCGAGGAGCTGCCCTACCAGAAGCTGGCGCAGAAGGCCGAGCTGCCGCCCAACCTCCGCCTGGTCTACGGCAACATGGGCGAGGTCCTGGACCGCACCGACCTGCTGGTCACCGTCAGCTCCACGGCCGCCCTGGAGGCGCTGCACCGCCGCATCCCCACCGTCGTCCTCACCGACCTCGGCATCCGCGAGGCGCTCGGCAACCACCACTTCACCGGCTCCGGCTGCCTGGCCTCCTGGGACCAGCTCGACGCCGGGCACCGGCCGGTGCCGGACGAGGAGTGGGTGGCGCGGCAGGGCGTCGCGGCCGTGGGCACCCCCTCGGCGGCGGGCTCGTACGCCACCGCCTTCGACGCCGCCCGCGAACGCATCGCCAAGCTGCTCGCCCGGCCCGGCGGCCTGCCCCCGCTGACCCCGTACTACACCCCCGTCACTGCCCCCGGCTATCTGCCCGGCATCCTCGCCCGCCACCACCTCGGCCCCGACGGCACCCCGCTGCCGGGCGCCCCCGCCGGCGAGAAGGAGCCCGGCCCCGTCCGGCAGATCGTCCGCCGCGCGGCCCGCGGCGCCTACCGGCACGGCGTGCAGCGCGTGGCGCCCGTCATCCGGCGGATGGGGGAGCTGTGACCACCCCGGCCGCCCACCCCGCAGCACAAGGAGACCAGCTCATGTCCACCCCGGAAGCGGAACCCGCGGCGCGGCGCGGCGCGGCGGTGCCCCGCGTGCTCGCGGTGATCCCCGCGCGCGGCGGCTCCAAGGGCGTGCCCGCCAAGAACCTCGCCCCCGTCGGCGGCGTGCCGCTGGTGGCCCGCGCCGTGCGCGAGTGCCGCGCCGCCCGCCTGGTGACCGACGTCGTCGTCTCCACCGACGACCGGGCCATCGCCGACGCCGCCCGCCGGGCCGGCGCCGAGATCGTGCTGCGGCCCGCCGCCATCGCCGGCGACACCGCCACCTCCGAGGCCGCCGTCCTGCACGCCATGGACGCCCACGAGGCCCTGCACGGCGCCCCCGTCGACGTGGTGCTGCTGGTGCAGTGCACCAGCCCCTTCCTCACCCGCGAGGACGTCGACGGGGTGGCCGCCGCGGTCGCCGAGCAGGGCGCCGACACGGCGGTGACCGTGGCGCCGTTCCACGGCTTCCTCTGGCGCGACGCGGCCGGCGACCCGGACGCCGGCGACACCGCGGACGGGGGCGGCCGGGGCGTCAACCACGACAAGTCCTTCCGCCCGCGCCGCCAGGACCGGCCGCAGGACCTGCTGGAGACCGGCGCCGCCTACGCCATGGACGCCTCCGGCTTCCGCACCCACCGGCACCGCTTCTTCGGCCGGACCGAGCTGGTGCGCACCGACCCGGCGCGGGTCCTGGAGATCGACGACCCGCACGACCTGGCCCGGGCCCGCGCGCTGGCGCCCCTGCTGGACGCGGCGCGCCCCGGCGCGCTGCCCACCGCCGCCGACGTCGACGCGGTCGTCCTCGACTTCGACGGCACCCAGACCGACGACCGGGTGCTGATCGACTCCGACGGGCGGGAGCTGGTCGCCGTGCACCGCGGCGACGGACTCGGCATCGCCGCGCTGCGCCGCAGCGGCCTGCGGATGCTGATCCTCTCCACCGAGGTCAACCCCGTCGTCGCCGCCCGCGCCCGCAAGCTGCGCATCCCGGTGCTGCACGGCGTCGACCGCAAGGACCTCGCGCTCCAGCGGTGGTGCGCGGAGCAGGGCGTCGACCCCGAGCGCGTGCTCTACGTCGGCAACGACGTCAACGACCTGCCGTGCTTCGCCCTGGCCGGCTGGCCGGTGGCGGTCGCCGGCGCCCACGACGCCGTACGCGGCGCCGCCCGCGCGGTCACCACCGTCCCCGGCGGCGAGGGCGCGATCCGGGAGATCGCCGGCTGGCTCCTGGGCCCCGGCCTCGACACGCCCGGCACCCCCGGGACCGCCGCGGCGGCCCCCGAGACCGCCGCGGCCTCCCAGCCCTCCCAGCCCTCCGAATCCCCCGAGACGTCCGCCTCCCCGGCCGCTCCCGACCCCCTCCCCCCGCTCCCTCTCGAACCCCTCACCCAGTTCACCAAGTAAGGACCCCTTGATCATGAGCACCGACTCCCGCATCCGCACGCTCGGCTCGCGCGAGGCCGGCCCCGGCCGCCCCGTCTACGTCACCGGCGAGATCGGCATCAACCACAACGGCGACCTCGAGAACGCCTTCAAGCTGATCGACGTGGCCGCCGAGGCCGGCTGCGACGCCGTGAAGTTCCAGAAGCGGACGCCGGAGATCTGCACCCCGCGCGACCAGTGGGACATCGAGCGCGACACCCCCTGGGGCCGGATGACGTACATCGACTACCGCCACCGCGTGGAGTTCGGCGAGGACGAGTACCGCCAGATCGACGACTACTGCAAGACCAAGGGCATCGACTGGTTCGCCTCCCCGTGGGACACCGAGGCCGTCGCCTTCCTGGAGAAGTTCGACGTCCCGGCCCACAAGGTGGCCTCCGCCTCCCTGACCGACGACGAGCTGCTGCGCGCCCTGCGCGCCACCGGCAAGACGATCATCCTCTCCACCGGCATGTCGACGCCGAAGCAGATCCGCCACGCCGTCGAGGTCCTGGGCAGCGACAACATCCTCCTCTGCCACGCCACCTCCACCTACCCGGCCAAGGCCGAGGAGCTGAACCTCCGCGTGATCAACACGCTGGAGAAGGAGTACCCGAACGTCCCGATCGGCTACTCCGGCCACGAGACCGGCCTGCAGACCACCCTCGCCGCCGTCGCCCTGGGCGCCTGCTTCGTCGAGCGCCACATCACCCTCGACCGCGCCATGTGGGGCTCCGACCAGGCCGCCTCCGTCGAGCCGCAGGGCCTCACGCGCCTGGTCCGCGACATCCGCACCATCGAGGAGGCGCTCGGCGACGGCGTGAAGAAGGTCTACGACTCCGAGCTCGGCCCCATGAAGAAG contains the following coding sequences:
- a CDS encoding glycosyltransferase family 2 protein, yielding MLKLSVIVPFYNVQQYAPDALRSLRANARDDFEFILVDDCSTDGTPDILARAERELPGAVLVRHERNGGLATARNTGIDRARGEYLTFLDGDDWLAPGYYARLVAVIEELGCDFVRTDHVQCTARARTVHRVPHGRRNVPLHPRDAILPAHRSTSVDYAYAWAGVYHRRLVDRGLLHFTDGLRTAEDRPWIWKLHREAESFAVTGLLGVFYRRGVASSLTQIGDARQLDFIRAFDQVVAETAEDPDAARLLPKAVRTYCAIIAHHLGSIERFEPPVARKLKSMSAAALRRMPQDALEEVLGSMDAERAGRLRRLRRRPVPAGEVAA
- a CDS encoding DUF6716 putative glycosyltransferase encodes the protein MKALRVAVLADSDTRWKWGALTAQRTAPRGTELRLDGYLLRGRATPTPRQLDEVGVRADALREVTGVEFLRTMAREPYDVLVLALVGGGVQAMLHGLKRVWEDRAHRPVVVTGYVGVVYEKLADGLLLRHGADLVLANSRQDAERFRAVYEGVGADASAVTEVALPFLGGTPYTGEHDPYTVVFAAQPSVPAGRADRAYLLDRLIRHARRHPEREVLLKLRSKPGEHTTHIEELPYQKLAQKAELPPNLRLVYGNMGEVLDRTDLLVTVSSTAALEALHRRIPTVVLTDLGIREALGNHHFTGSGCLASWDQLDAGHRPVPDEEWVARQGVAAVGTPSAAGSYATAFDAARERIAKLLARPGGLPPLTPYYTPVTAPGYLPGILARHHLGPDGTPLPGAPAGEKEPGPVRQIVRRAARGAYRHGVQRVAPVIRRMGEL
- a CDS encoding glycosyltransferase family 4 protein encodes the protein MFIENRNGVGLTAQIMSAPGAREHTFVPVTADLGGDVGRWIEEETSARLDGVAVHNLFREEETLAHAQFLEETGPRMAAFAQREGIDRLILFNDQSQRGSRVARALTETLPVVLVQDGHLDFHYKTLTPGVRDQNWYYGSSRPAAVCVWGPATAHHLLYRTADADPVVHITGALGHSDDPALLRAAHNPAPRPARTSRDPLRIIILDQPLGDQRKLPAKQHREYLKAACEALAEFGEVAIKPHPSTLSGHLNWLATLPGVTVLDESALVDAAALSAYDLAVTFFSTTYLQTLRAGTPLILFSPPPLNIVFPAVNHALLRNVGSVGELADVAGQLHRTGKFTGNTTGEPLTHFLTFRDDVAEQILKVVQEAEPAAPAAPRPAVAAGAPRETRAERALRAVRERQTPPKSLAVLGLGFGYVTGVAIPILTYTQALLAHSPVDIRYVDLSAYCRTEDVLDALKDTDVVLVNSLAPMWRSALGNELVAELVSAGRQVFLYAHETEHVMAYEAEHHTLRHKEMLRLLPELTVLCVSAAQADMFRGLGVADPVVVYNTVPQDLHRARARVAPGPQPRIVMVGSMQDRKGLDLFSRVAELAHTEGLPWRFAWIGHRTPRIAPATLLSDRVTWMGALSRERVRAELAASDVFFLSSVDDPMPLSVVEAVQQRLRVVTYHRVGSREVLDGVPGYRSFADYTPQAALEALRTVLGERVSEDEYREVEELFDIPAFTARMTAALGLPGPQRPAHGQPADPAPGESAGDLTDSGAAEEVRAVIPQQIRHLNEDFKRHMRSGNVEDALRVGTEILRRRQPVDVLIGMAELRAGRNQAKEACQLLAAAAIAGGDRGRVWSEIARVAALLGPRGRSIRLLARRESVRAQVTTHSSRLRKGH
- a CDS encoding acylneuraminate cytidylyltransferase — translated: MSTPEAEPAARRGAAVPRVLAVIPARGGSKGVPAKNLAPVGGVPLVARAVRECRAARLVTDVVVSTDDRAIADAARRAGAEIVLRPAAIAGDTATSEAAVLHAMDAHEALHGAPVDVVLLVQCTSPFLTREDVDGVAAAVAEQGADTAVTVAPFHGFLWRDAAGDPDAGDTADGGGRGVNHDKSFRPRRQDRPQDLLETGAAYAMDASGFRTHRHRFFGRTELVRTDPARVLEIDDPHDLARARALAPLLDAARPGALPTAADVDAVVLDFDGTQTDDRVLIDSDGRELVAVHRGDGLGIAALRRSGLRMLILSTEVNPVVAARARKLRIPVLHGVDRKDLALQRWCAEQGVDPERVLYVGNDVNDLPCFALAGWPVAVAGAHDAVRGAARAVTTVPGGEGAIREIAGWLLGPGLDTPGTPGTAAAAPETAAASQPSQPSESPETSASPAAPDPLPPLPLEPLTQFTK
- a CDS encoding N-acetylneuraminate synthase family protein codes for the protein MSTDSRIRTLGSREAGPGRPVYVTGEIGINHNGDLENAFKLIDVAAEAGCDAVKFQKRTPEICTPRDQWDIERDTPWGRMTYIDYRHRVEFGEDEYRQIDDYCKTKGIDWFASPWDTEAVAFLEKFDVPAHKVASASLTDDELLRALRATGKTIILSTGMSTPKQIRHAVEVLGSDNILLCHATSTYPAKAEELNLRVINTLEKEYPNVPIGYSGHETGLQTTLAAVALGACFVERHITLDRAMWGSDQAASVEPQGLTRLVRDIRTIEEALGDGVKKVYDSELGPMKKLRRVPGVVAEAEIATAAGEPVSV
- a CDS encoding polysialyltransferase family glycosyltransferase; translation: MTTQIFMASTLYGTATLAAALDAGCFAPADRRILLVSNNTATPETTPAVDEMPGFDRLRTRFDDVVSWNEAIFPFHPGGWQPRPEDVPMWERYLRLAWGLGDDDVALAVESIQVHPALGVTQIFADAPLTVYADGLMSYGPTRNKLDPLVGTRVERLLHLDLVPGLTPLLLTEFGVPPEVVPTPVFTKVLAELADTGDDLPALAEPALLLGQYLSALNILSPGEEEELHVRMLRGAAGLGHERIVFKPHPSAPARFARTLEREAERLGVGLTVLDTPVLAEVLYQRMRPALVVGCFSTGLLTASALYGLPVARVGTGTLLDRLSPYENSNRVPVTVVDALLPEPSDPAAVTEQRRGMDTGALTSLVRAVGYAMQPKILPELRPEAERYLTEHLDKGARRYFKKKRLTSLGLPGGIPQRLAFLPRSPAARRMVRRARKLRRSLKR
- a CDS encoding class I SAM-dependent methyltransferase produces the protein MNSRSLLRSSVSRRLLRPVADLIDQRIERRVRSAVARTAAHRDQDGRDTERLVRDVELLRRRQLTFELLLGPRGRGISRMVAEAPLDRLHAEVAALAGDREAAVRNVAAAFRLLVALESLGVGRIAGGTMNICGKLGAIPLLDPPNDEILEIGTLYGMFSAGLVRMMERDGRSPGLTIVDPFAGVQLQPGTAQRPDPTGAPVDEHAVRTNLALAGPAGAAARIQRGFSEDPATRAAVSDRAYGVIVVDGDHSEQGVAQDLEWAEEIAAPGAVVVLDDYGDPNWPGIKQALDKHLAGRTRFTYLGKAAHSAYLRAA